A genomic window from Nocardia sp. BMG51109 includes:
- the glp gene encoding gephyrin-like molybdotransferase Glp gives MNTRPATASARSVDDHRHRVEQLLRPLAVRDVDAVPMTDALGRRLAEDVRAPVDLPVFRNSGMDGYAVRAESVAVTPVTLPLAGVVAAGQPGLAALPPGSAMKVMTGAPIPPGADCVVPVEDTRAGETTVTFERGRAAGDFVREPGTDVRAGELLTAAGTLVRPRHIAALAAVGLAALPVFRRIRAAVLTTGDELMPAGTPLGPGQIYNSNGIALGAALAANEIDVVAVEHSRDDPDEFRSALARATAAADVVFTSGGVSQGDFEVVKDVLAGRGGEFGSVAVQPGGPQGLSVVDGVPVLSFPGNPVSTMVSFEVFARPILRELGGLPPVPEHALPLRDPVRSPGGRRQFLRGRMEPDGVALASGPGSHLIAAMARADVLIDIPAEVTELAAGAIVTVWEL, from the coding sequence ATGAATACCCGGCCCGCCACCGCCTCGGCCCGGTCCGTCGACGACCACCGCCACCGTGTCGAGCAGTTGCTGCGCCCGCTCGCCGTCCGTGACGTCGATGCGGTCCCGATGACCGATGCGCTGGGTCGCCGGCTCGCCGAGGACGTCCGGGCACCGGTGGACCTGCCGGTGTTCCGCAATTCGGGTATGGACGGCTATGCCGTGCGGGCGGAGTCGGTCGCGGTGACTCCGGTGACGCTCCCGCTGGCGGGGGTCGTGGCCGCCGGTCAGCCCGGTCTGGCGGCGCTGCCGCCGGGGTCCGCGATGAAGGTGATGACGGGGGCGCCGATCCCGCCGGGCGCCGACTGCGTGGTGCCGGTCGAGGACACCCGCGCCGGCGAGACCACGGTGACGTTCGAACGCGGTCGCGCGGCGGGCGATTTCGTCCGCGAACCGGGCACCGACGTCCGCGCCGGTGAGCTGCTGACGGCCGCCGGAACACTGGTGCGGCCCAGGCATATCGCGGCGCTGGCGGCGGTCGGGCTGGCGGCGCTGCCGGTGTTCCGCCGGATCCGGGCCGCGGTGCTCACCACCGGCGACGAGCTGATGCCGGCGGGGACCCCGCTGGGGCCCGGGCAGATCTACAACTCGAACGGCATCGCGCTGGGCGCGGCGCTGGCCGCCAACGAGATCGACGTCGTCGCCGTCGAACACAGCCGCGACGATCCGGACGAGTTCCGCAGCGCGCTGGCACGTGCCACGGCGGCCGCGGACGTCGTCTTCACCTCGGGAGGCGTGTCCCAGGGGGACTTCGAGGTGGTCAAGGACGTCCTGGCCGGTCGCGGTGGGGAATTCGGCTCGGTCGCCGTGCAACCCGGTGGGCCGCAGGGGTTGTCGGTGGTGGACGGGGTGCCGGTGCTGAGTTTCCCCGGTAACCCGGTGAGCACCATGGTGTCGTTCGAGGTGTTCGCCCGGCCGATCCTGCGCGAACTCGGCGGGCTGCCGCCGGTGCCGGAACACGCTCTGCCGCTGCGGGATCCGGTGCGGTCGCCGGGCGGGCGGCGGCAGTTCCTGCGCGGGCGGATGGAGCCGGACGGTGTCGCGCTGGCCTCCGGGCCCGGATCGCATCTGATCGCGGCGATGGCGCGGGCGGATGTGCTGATCGACATTCCCGCGGAGGTCACCGAGCTGGCCGCGGGGGCGATTGTGACAGTCTGGGAACTATGA
- the moaA gene encoding GTP 3',8-cyclase MoaA, protein MGMPAVREGRPAQEGRPDTPLLVDRFGRVARDLRVSITEKCSLRCTYCMPEEGLPAIPAAELLSVDEIVRLVALSVRELGVREVRFTGGEPLMRRDLERIVAGCHAAVPGTPLAMTSNAVGLEHRAGALARAGLSRVNVSLDTVDRTGFARLTRRDRLDSVLAGIRAAQREGLAPVKVNAVLMRETLSGAPDLLQWCLDEGCELRFIEEMPLDADHEWARANMVTAAELLEVLGTRFTLTEIGRADPAAPAESWLVNGGPAKVGIIASVTRKFCGDCDRTRLTADGRIRSCLFSDQEYDVRAPLRAGASDDEIASLWRGAMWNKWAGHGIEAEGFVPPERTMGAIGG, encoded by the coding sequence ATGGGGATGCCGGCCGTGCGGGAGGGGCGGCCCGCGCAGGAGGGCCGCCCCGACACACCGTTGCTGGTCGACAGATTCGGCCGCGTCGCCCGTGACCTGCGGGTATCGATCACCGAGAAGTGCTCGTTGCGCTGCACCTACTGCATGCCCGAGGAGGGCCTGCCCGCGATCCCGGCGGCGGAACTGCTGTCGGTGGACGAGATCGTGCGCCTGGTCGCCCTGTCGGTGCGCGAGCTCGGGGTGCGCGAGGTGCGCTTCACCGGCGGCGAGCCGCTGATGCGCCGCGATCTGGAACGCATCGTCGCCGGCTGTCACGCGGCCGTCCCCGGCACCCCGCTGGCCATGACGAGCAACGCCGTCGGGCTCGAGCACCGCGCCGGGGCGCTGGCGCGGGCCGGGCTGAGCCGGGTCAACGTCTCGCTGGACACCGTCGACCGCACCGGTTTCGCCCGCCTGACCCGCCGCGACCGGCTCGACTCCGTGCTGGCCGGCATCCGGGCCGCCCAGCGCGAGGGCCTGGCCCCGGTCAAGGTGAACGCGGTGCTGATGCGCGAAACCCTCTCCGGCGCACCGGATCTGCTGCAATGGTGCCTGGACGAGGGCTGCGAGCTGCGGTTCATCGAGGAGATGCCGCTGGACGCCGACCACGAGTGGGCGCGCGCCAATATGGTCACCGCCGCCGAACTGCTGGAGGTGCTCGGCACCCGGTTCACCCTGACCGAGATCGGCCGCGCCGATCCGGCCGCACCGGCGGAGAGCTGGCTGGTGAACGGCGGCCCGGCCAAGGTCGGCATCATCGCCTCGGTGACCAGGAAGTTCTGCGGCGACTGCGATCGCACCCGGCTGACCGCCGACGGCCGGATCCGGTCCTGCCTGTTCAGCGATCAGGAATACGATGTGCGGGCGCCGCTGCGCGCCGGCGCGAGCGACGACGAGATCGCGTCGCTGTGGCGCGGCGCGATGTGGAACAAGTGGGCCGGGCACGGCATCGAGGCCGAAGGTTTCGTACCGCCGGAACGGACGATGGGAGCGATCGGTGGTTGA
- a CDS encoding MoaD/ThiS family protein — translation MVEVRYFAAIADAVGKSSEHLDLPAEATVADLRRTLADTYGPALDPLLKVCAYLIGDELTRDDSAALAPRVDVLPPFAGG, via the coding sequence GTGGTTGAGGTCCGCTATTTCGCCGCGATCGCCGACGCGGTCGGCAAGAGCAGCGAACACCTGGACCTCCCCGCCGAGGCCACCGTCGCCGACCTGCGCCGAACCCTCGCCGACACCTACGGCCCCGCCCTCGACCCCCTGCTGAAGGTCTGCGCCTACCTGATCGGCGACGAACTCACCCGCGACGATTCGGCCGCGCTGGCCCCCCGAGTCGACGTCCTGCCGCCCTTCGCCGGCGGCTGA